In Planctomycetaceae bacterium, the genomic window TTCACAAGCTGCTTTATTATGTCCAGGGACTGTCTCTGGGGCTGCGCGGTATTCCGGCATTCCAGGACGAGATTCAGGCATGGACGCACGGTCCCGTTGTTCGTTCGATTCGGACAGTCGTTGGGCCGGGAGTGCCAATACCGGAGGGAATGTTTCGGGATGAGTATCCATCGGACGACGACCGAGACTTCATCCGCGCAGTCTGGAATCGCTACCGCACGTACTCCGCCTGGGCTCTTCGCAACATGAGCCACTCAGAACGCCCCTGGCTCGAAGCGCGTCAGGGATTAAGGCCAGATGAACAATCCGACCGTCCCGTCAGTCATGCGTCGCTCACAGAATTCTTCGCTCTGTCACCGGACAGCGGCTTCAATGCCGAACATCTGCTGCAGGCTGAACGGGATATCGCCGATGGTCGCATTGTGTCACACGCTGACCTGAAAGCACAGCTTCTGCAACAGCAATGAACTGGAATGCGG contains:
- a CDS encoding DUF4065 domain-containing protein, with amino-acid sequence MATARQVAGELLRLADADEELLTQMHLHKLLYYVQGLSLGLRGIPAFQDEIQAWTHGPVVRSIRTVVGPGVPIPEGMFRDEYPSDDDRDFIRAVWNRYRTYSAWALRNMSHSERPWLEARQGLRPDEQSDRPVSHASLTEFFALSPDSGFNAEHLLQAERDIADGRIVSHADLKAQLLQQQ